In Chelonia mydas isolate rCheMyd1 chromosome 10, rCheMyd1.pri.v2, whole genome shotgun sequence, a single window of DNA contains:
- the PDCD7 gene encoding programmed cell death protein 7, whose translation MSQPPLPFAARFAGPPPPPQYRCFPPPGGLFAPSPAAGPFPGAQPPPPFLPPPPGAPELPPAHRPPLSAGGGGPYFPAPGGGCGPAPLGREAAPRLLFPAPGPPAWPPRPPPPPWGEGSAEPRGEAAEGEAALRQRDELWLAQFLAQRRPRPRGFPPPPPGAPSLSQARQLAAGALGPVAQLAGLCRAMRQQEAAGDEAGWAQAQARARALLSELQERVRPLREPGYLGELRRKAEKARKRRLRLHKRKQEAEAAREEEAARAAEREARIDQWRAKNVNLKLQQTVSYLK comes from the exons ATGTCTCAGCCGCCGCTGCCCTTCGCCGCCCGCTTTGcggggccgccgccgcccccccagtACCGCTGCTTCCCCCCGCCGGGGGGGCTGTTCGCGCCTTCCCCCGCCGCGGGCCCCTTCCCGGGAGCCCAGCCCCCGCCGCCCTTCCTGCCGCCCCCGCCGGGGGCCCCCGAGCTGCCCCCCGCCCACCGTCCCCCCCTCTCCGCGGGGGGCGGTGGCCCCTACTTCCCCGCCCCCGGGGGAGGCTGCGGCCCGGCTCCGCTCGGCCGGGAGGCGGCCCCGCGGCTCCTGTTCCCGGCCCCGGGGCCGCCGGCCTGGCCGCcgcgcccgccgccgccgccgtgGGGCGAGGGCAGCGCCGAGCCGCGGGGGGAGGCGGCCGAGGGGGAGGCCGCCCTGAGGCAGCGCGATGAGCTCTGGCTGGCCCAGTTCCTGGCCCAGAGGAGGCCCCGGCCCCGcggcttccccccgcccccgccgggcGCCCCGAGCCTCAGCCAGGCCCGGCAGCTGGCGGCGGGGGCCCTGGGGCCGGTGGCCCAGCTCGCCGGCCTGTGCCGCGCCATGCGGCAGCAGGAGGCCGCCGGGGACGAGGCGGGctgggcccaggcccaggcccggGCCCGCGCCCTGCTGAGCGAGCTGCAGGAGCGGGTGCGGCCCCTGCGGGAGCCCGGCTACCTGGGCGAGCTGCGGCGCAAGGCGGAGAAGGCGCGGAAGCGGCGGCTGCGCCTCCACAAGAGGAAGCAGGAGGCCGAGGCGGCGCGGGAGGAGGAGGCGGCCCGGGCGGCGGAAAGGGAGGCCAGGATCGACCAGTGGCGAGCCAA GAACGTGAACTTAAAGCTGCAGCAGACAGTGTCTTATCTGAAGTAA